One window of the Salvelinus fontinalis isolate EN_2023a unplaced genomic scaffold, ASM2944872v1 scaffold_0764, whole genome shotgun sequence genome contains the following:
- the LOC129847217 gene encoding uncharacterized protein LOC129847217 has product MEEGKNLHLAELAWDVKRRPRLEELEREVCRELRLERRIRWSVIGQPGSQMGDWRPLGMETHTPLGCNTKPPPAKPPPAKPPSAKPPPAKPPPAKPQSAKPPTATDYSGTLSAVVGCGHVIPVKLTLASFSSNTSFPSSQGSSSSSIPALVDLIRLRASESDAESMLPISKDTNEDSTQGSVSCTSLLSKVNVICLTQSPDSKSSPISIEEPVKTCCSSSSLSSEERAHSSSSQISTKNLLATWPRSTRPQSAKPPPAKPSPAKPSPAKPPSAKPSSAKPSPAKPSRAKPSRAKPSPAKPPSDKPSPAKPPSAKPPSAKPPPAKPPPAKPPPAKPPPAKPPPAKPPSAKPPPAKPPPAKPPPAKLQSAKLQSAKLQSAKLQSAKPPPAKLQSAKPPTATDYSGTLSAVEATGKWQLIPIRFSPLYCGPVVIRNNAGPVVKAWRTFQFISPFITYMRGGSQQVVVRMHHVSRVRGLETQLVWAISKETARLSPEGIPYCATKVQSITWIQRVAGRVTHYASHLRHETSVDVTLGCYQQTDVSVVYATLHMGLDGLLSSSAWSEAASFSTPTTQQFTDPEPEGHNCYEGWEEDLLPEEREVPLLNLYLITKRVEDIALRLVSLRQAFTTLLGSTLSRNRLFVAGKVLLGALVQANHMDEAKFIRTYKDFVDYLSDPSKRNDIERELAEAKIHHVNMIDVLFELVLFGLMTAQKSLMVHPGGFVERLYALLYSFLPTAANMEPEADRYLLLLNDSCDTLPPNRDLDTNALHYFALNLTFLNKTSCSSKTFWFPSFHLFDFMTISSS; this is encoded by the exons ATGGAAGAGGGGAAGAACCTTCACTTGGCCGAACTGGCTTGGGATGTGAAACGACGCCCCAGGCTTGAGGAGCTGGAAAGAGAAGTGTGCAGGGAGCTGCGCCTGGAGCGCCGAATCCGCTGGTCGGTGATTGGACAG CCTGGTAGCCAGATGGGAGATTGGAGACCCCTGGgaatggagacacacacacctctg GGGTGTAAcactaaaccaccacctgctaaaccaccacctgctaaaccaccatctgctaaaccaccacctgctaaaccaccacctgctaaaccacaatctgctaaaccacctaCTGCCACTGACTACTCTGGAACCTTATCTGCTGTGGTAGGTTGTGGGCATGTCATCCCTGTCAAACTGACCTTGGCCAGTTTCTCCTCCAACACCAGCTTCCCCTCCAGCCAGGGCTCATCTAGCTCATCTATCCCTGCCTTGGTTGACCTTATAAGGCTGAGAGCTTCAGAAAGTGATGCAGAGAGTATGCTCCCCATCAGCAAAGACACCAACGAAGATTCAACCCAGGGCTCTGTCAGCTGTACCTCCCTACTCTCCAAAGTCAATGTGATCTGTCTCACTCAGAGTCCTGACAGTAAGTCCTCCCCAATCTCCATTGAAGAACCAGTCAAAACTTGTTGTAGCAGCAGTTCTCTGTCCAGTGAGGAACGAGCACactcttcctccagtcagatcTCTACTAAGAACCTCCTGGCTACTTGGCCACGTTCTACCAGGCCCCAATCTGCCAAACCGCCACCTGctaaaccgtcacctgctaaaccgtcacctgctaaaccaccatctgctaaaccgTCATCTGctaaaccgtcacctgctaaaccgTCACGTGCTAAACCATCACGTGctaaaccgtcacctgctaaaccaccatctgataaaccgtcacctgctaaaccaccatctgctaaaccaccatctgctaaaccaccacctgctaaaccaccacctgctaaaccaccacctgctaaaccaccacctgctaaaccaccacctgctaaaccaccatctgctaaaccaccacctgctaaaccaccacctgctaaaccaccacctgctaaactacaatctgctaaactacaatctgctaaactacaatctgctaaactacaatctgctaaaccaccacctgctaaattacaatctgctaaaccacctaCTGCCACTGACTACTCTGGAACCTTATCTGCTGTG GAGGCCACTGGCAAATGGCAGTTGATTCCGATTAGGTTCAGCCCCCTGTACTGTGGGCCTGTTGTGATCAGG AACAATGCCGGTCCGGTGGTTAAAGCTTGGAGAACTTTCCAGTTCATCAGCCCCTTCATCACCTACATGCGTGGGGGATCCCAG CAGgtggtggtgaggatgcaccacGTGAGTAGGGTGAGAGGCCTGGAGACTCAACTGGTGTGGGCCATCTCCAAGGAGACAGCCAGGCTTAGTCCAGAGGGCATCCCCTACTGTGCCACCAAAGTGCAGTCCATCACTTGGATCCAG cgtGTGGCTGGCAGGGTGACCCACTATGCGTCTCACCTCCGCCACGAGACGTCTGTGGACGTGACGCTTGGCTGCTACCAG cagactgatgtcTCAGTGGTGTACGCCACTCTCCACATGGGGCTGGACGGGCTTCTCTCCTCTTCAGCGTGGTCGGAGGCTGCCTCCTTCTCTACGCCCACCACTCAGCAGTTCACTGACCCAGAGCCTGAGGGCCACAACTGCTATGAG GGCTGGGAGGAGGACCTGctgcctgaggagagggaggttccTCTGCTAAA CCTCTACCTTATCACCAAGAGAGTGGAGGACATCGCCCTGAGGCTCGTCTCCCTGCGCCAGGCCTTCACT aCCCTGCTTGGTTCCACCCTGAGCAGGAACCGTCTGTTTGTGGCGGGAAAGGTCCTCCTGGGCGCACTGGTTCAGGCCAACCACATG GACGAGGCCAAGTTCATCCGTACCTATAAGGACTTTGTGGACTACCTGAGTGACCCCTCCAAGCGGAATGACATTGAGAGGGAGCTGGCTGAGGCAAAG ATCCATCATGTGAACATGATAGATGTCCTCTTTGAGCTGGTGCTGTTTGGGTTAATGACAGCTCAGAAGTCCCTGATGGTG CACCCTGGTGGGTTCGTGGAGCGTCTGTACGCTCTCCTGTACTCCTTCCTGCCCACTGCTGCCAACATGGAGCCAGAGGCTGACAGATACCTGCTGCTGCTCAAT GATTCTTGTGACACTTTGCCACCCAACAGGGATCTAGACACCA